Proteins encoded in a region of the Panicum hallii strain FIL2 chromosome 3, PHallii_v3.1, whole genome shotgun sequence genome:
- the LOC112886573 gene encoding rac-like GTP-binding protein 1 — translation MSAAAAASSVAKFIKCVTVGDGAVGKTCMLICYTCNKFPTDYIPTVFDNFSANVSVDGSIVNLGLWDTAGQEDYSRLRPLSYRGADVFILSFSLVSRASYENVLKKWMPELRRFSPSIPVVLVGTKLDLREDRSYLADHPAASIITTEQGEELRKQIGAVAYIECSSKTQRNIKAVFDTAIKVVLQPPRRREVTRKKMKTSSNQSVRRYFCGSACFR, via the exons atgagcgcggcggcggcggcgagctcggtcGCCAAGTTCATCAAGTGCGTCACCGTCGGGGACGGCGCCGTGGGGAAGACCTGCATGCTCATCTGCTACACCTGCAACAAGTTCCCCACG GATTACATCCCCACTGTATTTGACAACTTCAGTGCCAATGTCTCGGTGGATGGGAGCATTGTCAACTTGGGCCTCTGGGACACGGCAG GTCAGGAGGACTACAGCAGATTGAGGCCTCTTAGCTACAGAGGTGCCGATGTGTTCATCCTCTCCTTCTCTCTGGTCAGCAGGGCAAGCTATGAGAATGTCTTGAAGAAG TGGATGCCAGAGCTTCGGCGATTTTCGCCTAGCATTCCTGTAGTTCTTGTCGGAACCAAACTAG ATCTCCGTGAAGACAGATCTTATCTTGCTGACCATCCTGCCGCTTCTATCATCACTACTGAACAG GGAGAGGAGCTCAGAAAGCAGATAGGTGCTGTGGCCTATATAGAATGCAGCTCAAAGACACAGCGG AACATAAAAGCTGTGTTCGACACTGCAATTAAAGTAGTTCTTCAACCACCAAGGCGAAGAGAAGTTACCAGGAAGAAAATGAAGACAAGTTCGAATCAGTCTGTGAG GAGATACTTTTGTGGAAGTGCCTGTTTCAGATAA
- the LOC112886574 gene encoding protein PEROXIN-4, whose translation MQASRARLFKEYKEVQREKSADPDIQLICDDSNIFKWTALIKGPSETPYEGGVFQLAFAIPEQYPLLPPQVRFLTKIFHPNVHFKTGEICLDILKNAWSPAWTLQSVCRAIIALMAHPEPDSPLNCDSGNLLRSGDIRGFQSMARMYTKLAAMPKKN comes from the exons ATGCAG GCATCAAGAGCTAGGCTTTTCAAGGAGTACAAGGAGGTGCAGCGAGAGAAATCAGCTGACCCTGATATTCAGTTGATATGTGATGATTCAAACATATTCAAGTGGACTGCTCTCATCAAG GGACCCTCGGAGACTCCTTATGAAGGTGGTGTCTTCCAGCTTGCCTTTGCTATTCCAGAGCAATACCCTCTGCTACCTCCCCAAGTTCGCTTCCTGACTAAAATTTTCCATCCAAATGTTCATTTCAAG ACTGGTGAAATTTGCTTGGATATCTTGAAGAATGCATGGAGCCCTGCATGGACCCTCCAATCGGTTTGTAGAGCCATAATTGCACTGATGGCTCATCCGGAGCCAGACAGCCCACTTAACTGTGACTCGG GCAATCTCCTACGATCTGGCGACATCAGAGGTTTTCAGTCAATGGCAAGAATGTACACAAAGCTTGCCGCGATGCCAAAGAAAAACTAG